The nucleotide window CCGGAATGTCGAACTCGTCGGCGTATATCACGGCTTTGTGCGGGCTGACTATCTCGACCTCAGTGTAAACGTCGGGCAGGAACTTTTTGATTTCCTGCTTGAGCCTCTTCTCGGCGAGCTTTAAAGCCGGGGCTTTTTCCTCTTTCTTGACAGGAACGACGCTTATCTCCTCGCCGTAGGTGTAAATCTCGTATTCCAGTTCACCCGTCTCGAAGTCCCTCACCTCAATGACGGGCCTCGCTAGGTCTTCCTCTTTCATCCCGCTCGGAACCTTAACGAGGTACTCAAGTGTCAAAACCTTCGCAACTTTACCGGCCTTGATGAAGAGGACGGTATCAACTATCTGGGGTATCATTCCGAGCTCCACCCTGCCGATGAAACGCTGTATCGCGTCTATTGGTTTAGTCGCGTGGACAACCCCGACCATTCCAACGCCCGCGAGCCTTAGGTCTGAGTAAATCTTAAAGTCGCTCGTCTTTCTCATCTCGTCGAATATCGTGTAGTCCGGCCTCACGAGGAGGAGTATGTCTCCAGTCAGCTCCATCCTCCCGTTTAGAGCAGTGTACTGAGTTATTTCCTCACTAACCTGCAAATCCCTCGGCTTCTCCATAGTCTTGACAATCCTGCCCATCGAAGCGTACCACTCGGCCAAAGCCTGTGCGAAGGTCGTCTTCCCCTCGCCGGGGGCACCGGCGATAAGGATTCCCTCCGCCTTATCCTTGAGCCTCTCAAGGAGCTTTTCGCTCAGTTCGTAGTCCTCTATGCTGAGTTTCGTGACCGGTCTGACGGCGGTTATCTCAATTCTATCCGCGAAGGGCGGTTTGGCTATGACGATGCGGTAGTTCCTCAGCTGAACGACAGTAGCTCCGGGTTCGTCCAGCTCTATGAAGCTGTCCGGCTCTCTCTTTGCCCTCTCAACGATGTCATCCGCTATCTCGTGAAGCTCCTCGTCGCTAAGCGGTTCGTCACGGATGGGAACGAGCCTCCACTCGCCGGGTTTTCCTTTCTTCGCTAGGGGCTTTACACCAGCCTTGAGGTGGACGCTCATCGTGGTTTCGTCGAAGAAGTCCTCGAGCCTGTGGCGGACTTCCCTTTTGGCGGTCAGGTAGATTACATCTATGCCCTTGGCTATGGCTATGTCCCTCTGGACCTGGTCGCCGGTGATTAGGGTGGCGTTGAGCTGTTTTGCCGTCTCGCGAACCATGTGGTCTATCTCCCCGGCTTTAGCCCTTCTAATCTGCCACAGCTCGGGCCTCTCGCCGTGGAACTCGAGGAGTATCTTACCTTTATCTGCCATGTCGCGGAGTTTCTTGAGTTCCTCAAGGCCTGTATGGCCTATCGCCTTACCCTCGTTGGCCTGATGCTCTATCTCCGCTACAACTGCCTCTGGGATTACTACCTTTACCTTCTCGTCGAGTGTTGAGAGGAACTGGGTTAGCCTTCCATCAACTATCACGCTCGTGTCAGGAACAAACACCCTCATTTTCTCACCCAAATGAGCCTCGGCTAAAGGTTCATAAAGGTTTAGGAGAAAACCAGACGGGTGGGATGATGGGCAGACTGATTTCTATCGCCAGCGGAAAGGGCGGAACCGGGAAAACGACCACCACCGCGAACCTTTCGATAGCCCTTGGAAAGATGGGCTACAAGGTTCTGGCAATTGATGCCGACCTGACGATGGCAAACCTCAGCCTTGTCATGGGAATAGACGATGCCGAGACTACAATCCATGACGTTCTCGCCGGTTCTGCCGATATAAAGGACGCGATTTACGCGACCAGCTATGACAACGTTTATCTGATTCCCGCGGCGGTTGACTGGGAGCACGTTGTTAAGGCCGACCCGAGAAGGCTTCCCGGTACGATAAAACCCCTAAAGCCCCACTTCGATTTCATAATCATCGACTGCCCCGCGGGCCTTCAGATGGACGCCATGAACGCCATGATGAGCGGTGAGGAGGTGATCCTCGTAACCAACCCAGAAATCTCGTGCATAACCGACACGATGAAGGTCGGGATAGTCCTTAAGAAGGCCGGCCTGGCAGTTCTCGGCTTCGTCCTCAACCGCTACGGAAGGAGCGACAACGATATCCCTCCAGATGTTGCGGAGGAAGTTATGGAAGTCCCACTCCTCGTCGTGGTCCCAGAGGACCCAAAGGTGAGGGAGGCAACACTTGAAGGCGTTCCGGTAGTTGAGTATGCTCCAGATTCGGACGGTGCTAAGGCCTTTATGGAGCTCGCCGAGACGGTGGTGAGAATAGCGGGCTTCAAGGCGAGGGTGATGGGATGATTCTGACCTTCATAGGAACGGCCGGAAGCGGAAAAACGACCCTAACAGCGGAGTTCGGAGAATACCTGGAGGAAAACGGTTACGCAGTCTCATATGTTAACCTCGATACCGGCGTCAAAAGGCTCCCATATAAGCCTGACCTCGACGTCCGCGAGGAGATAACGGCATGGGAACTCATGGAAAAGGGGTTGGGCCCAAACGGGGCCATAGTGAATAGCTACGACATCCTCGCACCGAAGGTAGAGGAATACGCTGGAAAGATTAGGGGGCTTGAAAAAAGGAGCGACTACGTCATCATAGACACGCCCGGCCAGATGGAGACGTTCCTCTTCCACGAGTTCGGAGTAAGGCTCATGGAGGCCTTCCCGGATGCACTCGGCGTTTATCTCTTTTCACCCGAAATCCTTAGAAAGCCGACCGACTTCTGCTTCGCACTCTTCTTCGGGCTGATGATTGACCTCAGGCTCGGCATAACAACTGTCCCAGCCCTGAGTAAGGTCGATACGGTGGAAGACATCGGAAAACTGAGGAAGTTCCTTGACGACGTCGAATACCTCACCGCGAGGCTCAAGCTTGAGCCATCTACGCAGGGGTTGTTGGCTTACAGGCTCTGTTCAGCCCTTCCCGAGCTGGCCCCACCGACGAGGGTCCTCTATCTGTCAGCCAAAAGGAGAGAAGGTTTTGACGAGCTTGAGACGGTGGCCTATGAGCACTACTGCACCTGCGGCGATTTGACCTGAACGGATGTTCAAAGGGCTCACCAGTAACTGCAAACTCACCCAAGTGGAAAGGGCTAAGCCTTTTCTTTAACCCTTCAAAATTCCATGGGTGACTCTCATGTGCCTCATCGCCGGCGGAGTTAATGGCAAACTCAGGGAAAAGCTCATCAGGATGGCGTTGGCCGGAAAACACCGGGGGCCGGACAGCTTTGGGGTGTGGACCGACGAAGGGACGCTTAAATCGAGTGACTTCGCACGGCTAAGCGAGATTCCGGGAGGGAAAATAGGGATTCTCCAGTGCAGACTGGCCATGACCGGTTCGAAGGAATTTACACAGCCCTTCGTGAACGAGCTGGCTTTGGTCCACAACGGTGAAATCTACAACCACGGCCAAATCAGGATTTATCTTGAAGGGAAGGGCGTCTCCTTCG belongs to Thermococcus sp. and includes:
- a CDS encoding ATP/GTP-binding protein — translated: MILTFIGTAGSGKTTLTAEFGEYLEENGYAVSYVNLDTGVKRLPYKPDLDVREEITAWELMEKGLGPNGAIVNSYDILAPKVEEYAGKIRGLEKRSDYVIIDTPGQMETFLFHEFGVRLMEAFPDALGVYLFSPEILRKPTDFCFALFFGLMIDLRLGITTVPALSKVDTVEDIGKLRKFLDDVEYLTARLKLEPSTQGLLAYRLCSALPELAPPTRVLYLSAKRREGFDELETVAYEHYCTCGDLT
- the minD gene encoding cell division ATPase MinD, which codes for MGRLISIASGKGGTGKTTTTANLSIALGKMGYKVLAIDADLTMANLSLVMGIDDAETTIHDVLAGSADIKDAIYATSYDNVYLIPAAVDWEHVVKADPRRLPGTIKPLKPHFDFIIIDCPAGLQMDAMNAMMSGEEVILVTNPEISCITDTMKVGIVLKKAGLAVLGFVLNRYGRSDNDIPPDVAEEVMEVPLLVVVPEDPKVREATLEGVPVVEYAPDSDGAKAFMELAETVVRIAGFKARVMG
- a CDS encoding PINc/VapC family ATPase, whose translation is MRVFVPDTSVIVDGRLTQFLSTLDEKVKVVIPEAVVAEIEHQANEGKAIGHTGLEELKKLRDMADKGKILLEFHGERPELWQIRRAKAGEIDHMVRETAKQLNATLITGDQVQRDIAIAKGIDVIYLTAKREVRHRLEDFFDETTMSVHLKAGVKPLAKKGKPGEWRLVPIRDEPLSDEELHEIADDIVERAKREPDSFIELDEPGATVVQLRNYRIVIAKPPFADRIEITAVRPVTKLSIEDYELSEKLLERLKDKAEGILIAGAPGEGKTTFAQALAEWYASMGRIVKTMEKPRDLQVSEEITQYTALNGRMELTGDILLLVRPDYTIFDEMRKTSDFKIYSDLRLAGVGMVGVVHATKPIDAIQRFIGRVELGMIPQIVDTVLFIKAGKVAKVLTLEYLVKVPSGMKEEDLARPVIEVRDFETGELEYEIYTYGEEISVVPVKKEEKAPALKLAEKRLKQEIKKFLPDVYTEVEIVSPHKAVIYADEFDIP